One region of Deferrivibrio essentukiensis genomic DNA includes:
- the selD gene encoding selenide, water dikinase SelD, whose amino-acid sequence MKRRLTQFVKAAGUAAKIGPEDLTKALGNLKIEKDENLLVGFETSDDAGVYKIREDLYLVQTVDFITPVVDDPYTFGRIAAINSLSDIYAMGGKPVTALSVLMYNCDIDEVVISEMMEGAVEELNKAKCTLLGGHTVDDSEIKLGFAVTGYAENNKYYKNCSLREGDLLIYTKPLGIGILTTAIKGELASDNDIIQVTDTMLLSNQKACEILNKYDVSAVTDVTGFGFAGHLYEMAKGSDKSVEIYTENFKFLDSALSFAEMGIIPAGAYFNKQFIANEYEYLYKENREIMFFDPQTSGGLLIGVSFNDAKKMLEELQEIGYEESIIAGLVLDRAEKYIFFK is encoded by the coding sequence ATGAAAAGAAGGCTGACACAGTTTGTAAAAGCTGCCGGCTGAGCTGCTAAAATAGGTCCGGAGGACCTAACTAAAGCGCTTGGGAATTTAAAGATTGAAAAGGATGAGAATTTACTGGTTGGCTTTGAGACCAGTGATGATGCCGGTGTGTACAAAATCAGGGAAGACCTTTACCTTGTGCAAACGGTAGATTTTATTACCCCTGTGGTTGATGACCCATATACTTTTGGCCGAATTGCAGCAATAAACTCATTGAGCGATATTTATGCGATGGGCGGTAAACCGGTCACTGCCCTTTCAGTACTGATGTACAATTGTGATATAGATGAAGTGGTAATTTCAGAGATGATGGAGGGGGCGGTTGAAGAGCTGAATAAGGCAAAATGCACCCTTTTAGGCGGACATACCGTAGATGACAGTGAGATAAAGCTTGGATTTGCTGTAACGGGTTATGCTGAAAACAATAAGTATTATAAAAATTGCTCATTGAGGGAGGGTGACCTTCTTATATATACAAAGCCTCTTGGAATAGGTATTTTGACTACAGCGATAAAAGGTGAGCTTGCTTCGGATAACGATATTATACAAGTGACAGATACTATGCTTTTGTCAAACCAGAAAGCATGTGAAATATTAAATAAATACGATGTTTCAGCTGTAACGGACGTCACCGGTTTTGGATTTGCGGGACACCTTTACGAAATGGCAAAAGGCTCTGATAAATCAGTGGAAATCTATACAGAAAATTTTAAATTTTTAGATTCAGCTTTATCATTTGCAGAAATGGGGATAATACCTGCGGGGGCATATTTTAATAAACAATTTATCGCTAACGAATATGAATACTTATATAAAGAAAATAGGGAGATAATGTTTTTTGACCCGCAAACTTCGGGCGGACTTTTAATAGGTGTAAGCTTTAATGATGCCAAAAAGATGCTTGAAGAGTTACAAGAAATTGGTTATGAGGAATCGATTATTGCAGGCCTCGTTTTAGATAGGGCTGAAAAATATATATTTTTTAAGTAG
- a CDS encoding sensor histidine kinase, whose product MKNIYPSFKTRIILFYIIFGLIPMLLISYHSFNAAAKSILEISHNQTSQLVNNIAAQTEDFYKNTVSDIYQMSENPLVQLSFLQFSYGQRMDTIRDRLILYRANSNIYKSIFLFNKNNTLILAIPENSKNELTIGSGNIAESLNTDFSTFIDSDNIYLMKRVYDFEDLSSPVGLLVFQIEKRKFFRFIDRLKLTDEDVKLIHSNGELIYKNNEISSSLTYKHFQSNVPSLNWTYSVYVPESFLFSKINTLKEKTLLFVFTVTLFALIAALYFAEKLITPIRKVIKGTAEFAKGNFKYRIDIKRGREIKMLADSFNKMAEDIEKRQEELIQVNKLASLGLMSAGIAHEIKNPLAGIKTTAQLLLKRNTNDPNNVLIQSIVEETDRLNRTLKNMLNFAKPTSANIEKISLKQSVEYAINLLKKEVEGKNIKFNVEVEDVYVVVDKDQMTQIFFNLILNAIQSIDKKIGMINIFTETNTSLIKIIIQDNGKGIDSANLNRIFDPFFSLNPDGSGLGLSVVYNLLKQNNIEIKIDSELGVGTKITLTFNGEAN is encoded by the coding sequence ATGAAAAATATATATCCATCATTTAAAACAAGGATAATCCTCTTTTATATAATTTTCGGGCTCATCCCTATGCTTCTGATTTCATATCACTCTTTTAATGCAGCTGCCAAATCTATTTTAGAAATTTCTCATAATCAAACTTCTCAACTTGTTAACAATATTGCTGCACAAACCGAGGATTTTTACAAAAATACTGTTTCCGATATTTATCAAATGTCAGAAAATCCGCTAGTTCAGCTTTCATTTTTGCAGTTTTCTTACGGTCAAAGAATGGATACAATTAGGGACAGGCTCATTTTATACCGGGCTAACTCAAACATATACAAAAGTATCTTTTTGTTTAACAAAAACAATACTCTCATACTTGCTATACCTGAAAATAGTAAAAATGAGCTGACAATAGGAAGTGGCAATATAGCGGAATCTCTAAATACCGACTTTTCAACATTTATAGACTCAGATAACATTTACCTTATGAAAAGGGTCTATGATTTTGAAGACTTATCCTCTCCTGTAGGGCTTCTTGTCTTTCAAATAGAAAAAAGAAAATTTTTTAGATTTATTGATAGACTTAAGCTTACCGATGAAGATGTAAAGCTTATACACTCAAATGGTGAATTAATTTATAAAAATAATGAAATTTCCTCTAGTCTCACCTATAAGCATTTTCAATCGAATGTCCCTTCATTAAATTGGACATACAGCGTTTATGTGCCTGAATCATTTTTGTTTAGCAAAATAAATACATTAAAAGAAAAAACTCTTCTCTTTGTTTTCACGGTAACATTGTTTGCACTTATTGCCGCTCTTTATTTTGCAGAGAAACTTATTACACCAATAAGAAAGGTCATTAAAGGGACTGCAGAATTTGCTAAAGGGAATTTTAAATATAGAATAGACATCAAAAGGGGGAGAGAAATCAAAATGCTTGCAGACTCATTTAACAAAATGGCTGAAGATATAGAAAAAAGGCAAGAAGAGTTAATACAGGTCAATAAGCTGGCATCTTTAGGACTTATGTCAGCAGGTATTGCTCACGAAATAAAAAATCCTCTTGCTGGGATAAAAACTACAGCTCAGCTCTTGTTAAAGAGAAATACAAATGACCCAAATAACGTGCTAATTCAATCTATTGTTGAGGAAACGGACAGATTGAATCGCACGCTAAAAAATATGCTTAATTTTGCGAAACCAACCTCTGCAAATATAGAAAAGATTAGCCTAAAGCAGAGTGTAGAGTATGCCATTAACCTTCTTAAAAAGGAGGTTGAAGGTAAGAATATAAAATTTAATGTTGAAGTGGAAGATGTTTACGTTGTTGTAGACAAAGATCAGATGACTCAAATATTTTTTAATTTAATTCTAAATGCTATTCAATCTATAGACAAAAAGATTGGTATGATAAATATATTTACGGAAACAAATACTTCTCTAATAAAAATTATTATTCAAGACAATGGAAAAGGGATAGATTCAGCTAATCTAAACAGAATATTTGATCCTTTCTTTTCACTTAACCCTGACGGCAGCGGGCTTGGACTTTCAGTAGTATATAACTTGCTGAAACAAAACAATATAGAGATAAAAATAGATTCAGAGCTTGGTGTAGGTACTAAAATCACTTTAACTTTTAATGGGGAAGCAAACTGA
- a CDS encoding sigma-54-dependent transcriptional regulator has product MNKVYVLDDEKVLANSLKIALEDFGFSSFAFYTADDFFKKVNTEEPDIAIIDLRLPDMNGLDVLKTIKNISKDIEVIMITAHGDIHSAIAAIKAGAYDFINKPFELDEMLHIVEKCIAEKKSKQEIEHLRNKTYKSSDIGKLIGISPKLNELLKTVEIVAKHDSTVLITGESGVGKELIAKALHNESLRKNEKFIDINCSSMPEHLLETELFGYEKGAFTDAKNRKPGLIELADKGTLFLDEIGDMPLQLQPKLLRFLENKTFRRIGGKEEIKVDVRIVAATNRDLKQLVEEGKFRSDFYYRLNIIPIEVPPLRERISDIPLLADYFLKNYSKKFGKNLAFDDGVVEIFKHYSWPGNVRELKNIIERLALLATENFISLDMLPSEMKEIKGETLNNLEYKLLLYEKQLIEGALVEADGVKQKAAEILGISRHSLKRRLAKINEILGN; this is encoded by the coding sequence ATGAATAAAGTTTACGTGCTTGATGATGAAAAAGTATTGGCAAACTCGCTGAAAATTGCTCTTGAGGATTTTGGATTTAGCTCGTTTGCGTTTTATACAGCAGATGATTTTTTCAAAAAGGTTAACACAGAGGAGCCTGATATCGCCATCATTGACTTGAGGCTGCCAGATATGAATGGCCTTGACGTATTAAAAACCATTAAAAATATAAGCAAGGATATTGAAGTAATTATGATTACTGCCCACGGTGACATACATTCTGCAATAGCTGCTATCAAAGCAGGTGCTTACGACTTTATAAACAAGCCTTTTGAGCTTGATGAAATGCTTCATATTGTGGAGAAATGTATAGCAGAAAAAAAGAGTAAACAGGAGATTGAACATTTAAGAAATAAGACTTATAAAAGCTCCGATATCGGTAAATTAATCGGCATTTCACCCAAATTAAATGAGCTTTTAAAAACAGTAGAAATAGTAGCAAAACATGATTCTACTGTACTTATTACCGGAGAAAGTGGTGTGGGGAAGGAGCTGATTGCTAAGGCTCTTCATAATGAAAGTTTAAGAAAAAATGAAAAATTTATTGATATAAATTGCTCCAGTATGCCTGAACACCTTCTTGAAACAGAGCTTTTCGGCTATGAAAAGGGTGCTTTTACAGATGCTAAAAATAGAAAACCGGGTCTTATAGAGCTTGCTGACAAAGGTACACTTTTTCTTGATGAAATAGGTGATATGCCTCTTCAATTACAACCCAAGTTGCTAAGATTTTTAGAAAACAAAACATTTCGCAGAATTGGCGGAAAAGAAGAGATAAAGGTAGATGTAAGAATAGTAGCTGCTACCAATAGAGACTTAAAACAACTGGTTGAAGAGGGAAAATTCAGAAGCGATTTTTATTATCGACTAAATATAATCCCTATTGAAGTCCCCCCTTTGCGTGAAAGGATTTCTGACATCCCTTTGCTTGCTGACTACTTTTTAAAAAATTACTCAAAAAAATTTGGTAAAAATTTGGCTTTTGATGATGGAGTAGTGGAGATTTTCAAACATTATTCTTGGCCAGGTAATGTAAGGGAGCTAAAAAACATAATTGAAAGACTTGCACTGCTTGCTACTGAGAATTTTATAAGCTTAGATATGCTCCCTTCAGAAATGAAAGAGATTAAGGGGGAAACTTTAAACAATTTGGAATATAAGCTACTGCTTTATGAAAAGCAACTTATCGAGGGAGCTCTTGTGGAAGCAGATGGTGTCAAGCAAAAAGCCGCTGAAATATTAGGGATAAGCAGACATTCTCTTAAAAGAAGGTTAGCGAAAATCAATGAAATACTCGGCAATTAG
- a CDS encoding PAS domain S-box protein encodes MEQLVSVILENSLNEIYVFEEDTYKFLYLNKAALKNIGYSENEILNLTPIDIKPEFTKEKFDLIMAPLKKGEKERVIFNTLQRRKDGTTYPVMVSLTKGRYNNKGVFLATIFDESELYREKEKFENMFRLHKAIMLLIDPETGEIIDANESAQQFYGFNLNELKCMKIQDINILSYEQVKCEMQRAKSEARNYFNFKHRLKNGKVKDVEVYSSPITLGDRSLLFSIIHDVSERAKLLEIIQAEQKLNTVGTLAAGIAHNFNNVFTVIYGYLDAIEALSTDKVVKDYIDKLWKVLDKSKSITSKLITFSEGGSPFLKTNNLDIFLLKIFQEFRGKYNIDVSYVMQQNLCELEFDDNQIRNAIEEIILNAVEASSDSKAKIDVKVDYADYTEVKNILPKKRYVKIVIKDYGKGINPGIIDKIFEPFFTTNLAQKRGLGLTSAYSILKHHGGTIKVKSQPNEGAEFALYLPCVK; translated from the coding sequence ATGGAACAATTAGTATCAGTCATATTAGAGAATTCACTTAACGAAATATATGTATTTGAAGAGGATACGTATAAGTTTTTATACCTGAATAAAGCAGCACTTAAAAATATAGGGTATTCAGAAAATGAAATTCTCAATCTAACACCAATAGATATTAAGCCCGAATTTACCAAGGAAAAATTTGACTTAATTATGGCCCCGTTAAAAAAAGGTGAAAAAGAAAGGGTTATTTTCAATACGTTACAACGAAGAAAAGATGGCACTACATATCCTGTAATGGTTAGTCTCACTAAAGGTAGATACAATAATAAAGGTGTTTTTTTGGCAACTATTTTTGATGAGAGCGAGCTTTATAGGGAGAAAGAGAAGTTTGAGAATATGTTTCGGTTACATAAGGCTATTATGCTGTTAATAGACCCTGAAACAGGCGAGATAATAGATGCAAACGAATCTGCGCAGCAGTTTTATGGTTTTAATCTAAACGAATTAAAATGTATGAAGATTCAGGACATAAATATTTTATCTTATGAGCAGGTTAAGTGTGAGATGCAAAGGGCTAAAAGCGAAGCAAGGAATTACTTTAACTTTAAGCATAGATTGAAAAATGGAAAGGTAAAGGATGTAGAGGTGTACAGTTCACCTATAACATTGGGCGATAGATCGTTGCTTTTTTCTATAATTCATGATGTGTCTGAAAGAGCAAAACTTTTAGAAATAATTCAGGCAGAGCAAAAGCTGAATACAGTAGGGACACTTGCAGCTGGAATTGCTCATAATTTTAATAACGTATTTACTGTTATTTATGGATATCTTGATGCTATTGAAGCTCTATCTACGGATAAAGTTGTGAAAGATTATATAGACAAGTTATGGAAGGTGCTTGATAAGTCTAAGTCTATAACCTCTAAGCTGATTACATTTTCTGAAGGTGGATCTCCATTTTTAAAAACTAATAATCTTGATATATTTTTATTAAAAATATTCCAAGAATTTAGGGGAAAATATAACATTGATGTTAGTTACGTGATGCAGCAAAATTTATGTGAGCTGGAATTTGACGATAATCAGATAAGAAATGCAATCGAAGAGATAATACTTAATGCAGTTGAAGCATCATCGGATAGTAAAGCCAAAATAGATGTAAAGGTTGATTATGCCGATTATACTGAAGTAAAAAATATCTTGCCAAAAAAGAGATATGTTAAGATTGTTATCAAGGATTATGGAAAAGGTATCAACCCAGGTATAATAGACAAAATATTTGAGCCGTTTTTTACAACAAATCTTGCTCAAAAACGAGGTCTTGGACTGACGTCAGCATATTCCATTTTAAAACATCATGGCGGAACTATAAAGGTTAAATCTCAGCCTAACGAAGGCGCGGAATTTGCATTGTATTTGCCTTGCGTGAAATAG
- the gltX gene encoding glutamate--tRNA ligase, with amino-acid sequence MVRVRFAPSPTGHIHVGNVRTALFNYLFSKNRKGVFVLRIEDTDLERSSIENENIIYEDLNWLGLNWDEGPNKGGDYAPYKQTERVDIYKKYIDDLLEKGFAYYCFCSKEELEQEREKNLKEGKNPIYSGKCRNISLEEARQRIAGGEKAAVRFKVDESEVKVKDILKGEIDFPTSMFGDFIIVRPDGVPVYNFVVVVDDALMNITHVIRGDDHLNNTPKQILIYKALGFSIPEFAHIPMILGPDHSKLSKRHGDTSVNQFRENGYLPDAFFNYLALLGWSHPEEKEILTKEELIDAFSLNRISKSAAVFDFDKLKWMNGVYIREKSRDELFELAKPFVTVADTNSVDEEWLKDVVYSVKDKITTLREVDEQIKIFFEQSSPDDESMELLNLETSPLVLQSYLNEIEGISNLTADKYKEVTKKIQKDTGAKGKALFMVLRIGLTGQRTGPDMDKIATLLPVSEQVKRIRYILGLIKR; translated from the coding sequence ATAGTAAGAGTTAGATTTGCCCCTAGTCCTACCGGGCATATCCATGTGGGAAATGTAAGGACAGCTCTTTTTAATTACCTTTTTTCAAAAAACAGAAAAGGTGTGTTTGTTTTGAGAATTGAGGATACAGACCTTGAGCGTTCAAGTATTGAAAATGAAAATATTATATATGAGGATTTAAACTGGCTTGGTCTTAATTGGGATGAAGGCCCTAACAAAGGGGGTGACTATGCTCCTTACAAACAGACTGAGCGAGTTGATATTTATAAAAAATATATAGATGACCTTCTTGAAAAGGGTTTTGCTTATTACTGTTTTTGCTCCAAAGAAGAGCTTGAGCAGGAAAGGGAGAAAAATTTAAAGGAAGGGAAAAATCCGATATATAGTGGTAAGTGTCGCAATATCTCTTTGGAGGAAGCAAGACAAAGGATTGCAGGTGGAGAGAAGGCGGCTGTCAGGTTTAAGGTTGATGAGAGTGAAGTAAAAGTAAAAGATATATTAAAAGGGGAAATTGATTTCCCTACAAGTATGTTTGGTGACTTTATAATAGTCAGGCCTGATGGCGTGCCTGTTTATAATTTTGTAGTTGTTGTTGACGACGCCCTTATGAACATTACCCATGTTATAAGGGGGGATGACCATTTGAATAATACCCCAAAGCAGATATTAATTTACAAAGCACTTGGGTTTAGTATTCCTGAATTTGCACATATCCCGATGATATTAGGTCCTGACCACTCAAAGTTGAGCAAACGCCATGGAGATACTAGTGTTAATCAGTTTAGGGAGAACGGTTATTTGCCGGATGCATTTTTTAACTATTTGGCACTTTTGGGTTGGTCGCACCCTGAAGAAAAAGAAATATTAACCAAAGAAGAACTTATAGATGCATTTAGCCTTAATAGGATATCAAAGAGTGCAGCGGTATTCGATTTTGATAAGCTTAAGTGGATGAATGGGGTTTATATAAGGGAAAAGAGCAGGGATGAATTGTTTGAACTTGCAAAACCTTTTGTAACTGTAGCAGACACTAATAGTGTTGATGAAGAGTGGCTAAAGGACGTGGTTTATTCCGTTAAAGATAAAATAACCACTTTAAGAGAGGTAGATGAGCAGATAAAAATATTCTTCGAACAATCCTCCCCTGATGATGAATCAATGGAACTTTTAAATTTAGAAACATCACCTCTTGTACTTCAATCTTATCTGAATGAAATAGAAGGGATAAGTAACTTGACTGCTGACAAGTACAAAGAGGTTACAAAAAAGATCCAAAAAGATACTGGTGCCAAAGGGAAAGCGCTATTTATGGTATTGCGTATCGGGCTTACCGGACAGAGGACAGGTCCTGATATGGATAAGATTGCGACACTTCTGCCGGTGTCTGAGCAGGTAAAACGTATAAGATATATATTAGGATTAATTAAAAGATAA
- the der gene encoding ribosome biogenesis GTPase Der encodes MFTVGILGRPNVGKSTLFNRFAGKRIAITDDMPGVTRDRLEHICEWGLKKFKLYDTAGFDLKDDIIKKEMQQQFYSAVDEVDLCLLMADAKEGLHPLDEIVADMLRKKGKKTILVLNKVDNPDLEMAVTDFYKLGFDKIFCISATHGRNIDELLDEITSLIPDVEEGIVDNDRIRLAIVGKPNVGKSSLLNAWLKEERVIVTEVPGTTRDSVNVNFEFNDVKYTLIDTAGIRKKSVMFKDKIEKYGYFRGMDTIVESDICIAVIDATQGILDRDIKVIAEANRANRPVVLVFNKWDLVENPGEYSRQLRRDVQDKLKFLYNPQIVFVSAQTGKNVYRIFKSVEIVYEEYSKRVQTSKLNEVLQLAQQLHQPPVVKNKRLKFFYMTQVGIRPPEFVVFVNYPEAVHFSYERFILNLIRQKFGFDGVPLQIHFRQKGDRGE; translated from the coding sequence ATGTTCACAGTAGGGATTTTAGGAAGACCAAATGTAGGAAAATCAACTCTTTTTAACCGATTTGCCGGTAAGAGGATTGCAATAACTGATGATATGCCAGGGGTTACAAGGGACAGGTTAGAGCATATATGTGAGTGGGGTCTGAAAAAGTTTAAGCTTTATGACACTGCAGGGTTTGACCTGAAAGATGATATTATAAAAAAAGAGATGCAGCAGCAATTTTATTCGGCAGTGGATGAGGTTGACTTGTGTTTGCTAATGGCAGATGCCAAAGAAGGGCTTCACCCTCTTGATGAAATCGTAGCGGATATGCTTAGAAAGAAAGGGAAAAAAACTATTCTTGTGCTTAATAAAGTGGATAATCCTGATCTTGAAATGGCTGTTACCGATTTTTACAAGCTCGGATTTGATAAAATATTTTGTATAAGTGCTACTCATGGACGCAATATTGATGAATTGCTTGATGAGATAACTTCTCTGATACCTGATGTTGAAGAGGGGATAGTTGACAATGATAGGATAAGGCTTGCAATAGTTGGAAAACCAAATGTAGGAAAATCAAGTCTTTTAAATGCTTGGCTTAAAGAGGAAAGGGTTATTGTGACAGAAGTGCCGGGGACAACGAGGGATTCTGTAAATGTAAATTTTGAGTTTAATGATGTTAAATATACACTGATAGATACTGCAGGTATCAGGAAAAAATCGGTTATGTTTAAAGATAAGATTGAAAAATACGGATACTTCAGAGGGATGGATACCATTGTAGAGTCTGATATATGTATTGCGGTTATAGACGCAACTCAAGGTATTTTAGACCGGGATATAAAGGTTATTGCCGAGGCTAACAGAGCTAACAGGCCTGTTGTCCTTGTTTTCAACAAATGGGACTTAGTGGAAAATCCAGGAGAATATTCAAGACAATTACGAAGGGATGTCCAAGACAAACTTAAATTTTTATATAACCCTCAAATAGTCTTTGTTTCTGCCCAGACAGGGAAAAACGTTTACAGGATATTTAAAAGTGTTGAAATTGTTTATGAAGAATACTCAAAAAGAGTTCAAACATCTAAGCTAAATGAAGTCCTTCAACTTGCACAGCAGCTTCATCAACCCCCTGTGGTAAAAAATAAGCGCCTTAAATTTTTCTATATGACGCAAGTGGGGATAAGACCACCCGAATTTGTTGTGTTTGTAAATTATCCCGAAGCAGTACACTTTTCTTATGAGAGATTTATACTTAATTTAATTAGGCAAAAGTTTGGCTTTGACGGGGTGCCGCTGCAAATTCACTTCAGGCAAAAAGGGGATAGAGGGGAGTAA
- a CDS encoding ABC transporter substrate binding protein, protein MKYSAISLLFYILFATSAFCQNIVIISYNMDGLIEKGVRDEILGRYPDARFYTFACTKNIEILRSYYPFIQKINPDMIFVNGKEAVKDIYNSHLFHKEIVFHIKGDPVRENIVASNVLPVAHLTGVTTEISILEHIKVLLQMKKFKTLGVLKQSVDNEYLSSVTEIKRLSKFFNFNVKEVSVKDITKGKNILNDVDIIYIPYSQIPGIEIIDYINKKKIPTLSENDYFVLKHGALMALVVDEYRAGRFAGQKAVKVLSGAKASNIPITKIEHFMVVVNLDTAKKINYQIPTKFLIIADKIVR, encoded by the coding sequence ATGAAATACTCGGCAATTAGTCTTTTATTTTACATACTTTTTGCCACTTCAGCATTTTGTCAAAATATAGTGATAATATCCTACAATATGGATGGTCTAATAGAAAAAGGTGTGAGGGATGAAATATTAGGCAGGTATCCAGATGCACGCTTTTACACATTTGCCTGTACTAAAAATATTGAAATATTAAGAAGCTATTATCCTTTTATACAAAAAATCAACCCGGATATGATTTTTGTCAACGGGAAAGAAGCCGTTAAGGATATTTATAATTCACATCTTTTTCATAAAGAAATAGTTTTTCATATAAAAGGTGACCCTGTAAGAGAGAATATTGTTGCAAGCAATGTTTTACCTGTAGCTCATTTAACTGGAGTTACTACTGAAATCTCCATCTTGGAGCATATTAAGGTATTATTGCAGATGAAAAAATTTAAAACTCTTGGTGTTTTAAAACAAAGTGTAGACAACGAATATCTCAGTAGTGTCACCGAAATAAAAAGGTTAAGCAAGTTTTTCAACTTTAATGTAAAAGAAGTTTCAGTAAAAGATATAACAAAAGGGAAGAATATTTTAAACGATGTTGACATAATTTATATACCTTACAGTCAAATACCCGGGATAGAAATAATCGATTATATTAACAAAAAAAAGATTCCTACGCTGTCGGAGAATGATTATTTTGTTCTCAAACACGGAGCATTGATGGCACTTGTAGTAGATGAATATAGGGCCGGGAGATTTGCAGGGCAAAAAGCTGTAAAAGTGTTAAGCGGTGCAAAAGCTTCAAATATACCAATAACTAAGATTGAACATTTTATGGTTGTTGTAAACCTTGATACTGCAAAAAAGATTAATTATCAAATACCTACTAAATTTTTAATAATTGCAGATAAGATTGTCAGATAA
- a CDS encoding 2-hydroxymuconate tautomerase family protein: protein MPYVNIKITKDGVSKEKKAELIKGVTELLRDLLGKNPATTVVVIDEVETDNWGIGGEQVTEIRKKS, encoded by the coding sequence ATGCCTTATGTTAATATAAAAATTACCAAAGACGGAGTTAGCAAAGAGAAGAAAGCGGAGCTTATCAAAGGTGTTACAGAGCTTTTAAGAGATCTTCTTGGTAAAAATCCTGCGACAACTGTGGTTGTAATTGACGAAGTGGAAACTGATAATTGGGGAATCGGGGGAGAGCAGGTAACAGAAATTAGAAAAAAGAGCTAA
- a CDS encoding diguanylate cyclase — protein sequence MKKYILIADPSKLSRFLLESLLQDKYGILSVSSYSEAIDVLKETLPSLAIVSYELKDGQGVELCKYMKNDDKLKNVPVIVLSSNEDEKTRITVYEDGAIDFVPKSKINEEFAKYIDELMDLLSLIDVRSATAFVVDDSIVQLKFIENILKSVGVDVTLFTDPKELIASLENTIPDVIISDLYMDDIDGIKLTKFLRKNKKLKHVPIIIQTSSRDGGILRTLMIHGANDYILKPYSAEELLLKFTTAYKSKKLYDELEETNRKLFTKATIDALTGIYNRRFFMEQFQFMLLNAKRYEQDLGFIILDIDNFKNINDTYGHSCGDEVLINLAKCLKLTLRQTDIVGRFGGEEFVCLLPNITKNGFFMVLKKLLNNIRNLEVTFEDKTLQFTVSVGAVNCLNCNNIDDIIKSADSLLYKAKTTGKDKAFLEFDGDIIELT from the coding sequence TTGAAAAAGTATATCCTTATAGCAGACCCGTCAAAGCTGTCAAGGTTTCTTTTAGAAAGTCTATTGCAGGATAAATATGGGATACTCTCCGTGTCATCTTATTCTGAAGCTATAGATGTCCTAAAAGAGACGCTGCCTTCCCTTGCCATAGTTTCATACGAACTTAAAGACGGGCAAGGGGTTGAGCTTTGCAAATATATGAAAAACGACGATAAGTTAAAAAATGTTCCGGTTATCGTTCTAAGCTCAAATGAGGACGAAAAGACAAGGATTACCGTATATGAAGACGGAGCAATCGATTTTGTCCCTAAGAGCAAAATCAATGAAGAGTTTGCAAAATATATAGATGAGCTGATGGATTTGCTTTCTTTAATTGATGTTAGATCAGCCACGGCATTTGTGGTGGATGACAGTATAGTCCAATTAAAGTTTATTGAAAATATCCTAAAATCGGTAGGTGTTGATGTCACCCTTTTCACCGACCCAAAGGAGCTTATTGCTTCACTTGAAAATACCATTCCGGATGTTATTATATCAGACCTTTATATGGATGATATAGACGGCATAAAACTGACCAAATTTTTAAGAAAAAATAAAAAGCTTAAGCATGTCCCGATTATCATCCAAACCTCCTCAAGGGATGGCGGGATTTTAAGAACTTTGATGATTCATGGTGCTAATGATTATATCTTAAAGCCATACTCTGCTGAAGAGCTTTTACTAAAATTTACCACTGCATATAAATCAAAAAAATTATATGATGAGCTTGAAGAGACAAATCGCAAGCTCTTTACAAAAGCCACTATAGATGCATTGACCGGAATATATAACAGACGTTTCTTTATGGAGCAGTTTCAATTTATGCTTCTAAACGCAAAAAGATATGAGCAGGATTTAGGCTTTATTATTCTTGATATCGATAATTTCAAAAATATCAATGACACCTACGGGCACAGTTGCGGAGATGAAGTCCTTATCAACCTTGCAAAATGCCTTAAACTTACCTTGCGTCAAACAGATATCGTAGGCAGATTTGGCGGAGAAGAATTTGTCTGCCTGCTGCCAAATATTACAAAAAACGGCTTCTTTATGGTTTTGAAAAAGCTACTTAATAATATCAGAAACCTTGAAGTCACATTTGAGGATAAAACATTACAATTTACGGTAAGTGTTGGTGCCGTAAATTGCTTAAACTGTAATAATATCGATGACATAATCAAAAGTGCCGACTCTCTGTTGTATAAAGCAAAGACAACTGGCAAAGATAAAGCATTTCTTGAATTTGATGGAGACATTATAGAGTTAACTTAA